In Rhinatrema bivittatum chromosome 1, aRhiBiv1.1, whole genome shotgun sequence, a single genomic region encodes these proteins:
- the PYURF gene encoding protein preY, mitochondrial, whose amino-acid sequence MLGLGACRSITAAIRSLLHSGPRRASQSPKDPAGSKKSFNPELLRILVCPLSHKPLRYEESTNELINEELGIAYPIIDGMPNMLPQEARMIQKEKKQEDPEQSQP is encoded by the exons ATGTTGGGGCTGGGCGCGTGCCGGTCTATTACCGCCGCCATCCGGAGCCTCCTGCACTCCGGGCCTCGTAGAGCGTCCCAGAGCCCTAAGGACCCTGCCGGCAGCAAGAAGAGTTTTAACCCCGAGCTGCTGCGGATCCTTGTCTGTCCGCTCTCCCACAAACCTCTCAG ATATGAAGAGTCCACCAATGAGCTAATTAATGAAGAGCTGGGAATAGCATACCCCATCATCGATGGGATGCCTAACATGTTGCCGCAGGAGGCACGGATGATccagaaagaaaagaagcaaGAAGATCCTGAGCAGAGCCAGCCCTAA
- the PIGY gene encoding phosphatidylinositol N-acetylglucosaminyltransferase subunit Y produces the protein MATFLSLPTLTVLIPLLSLAGLFYSASVEEDFPHGCTSTASLCFYSLLLPITIPVYVFFHLWTWMGIKLFRHN, from the coding sequence ATGGCCACCTTCCTGTCTCTACCTACGCTAACTGTGCTCATCCCACTGCTGTCCTTGGCTGGTTTGTTCTATTCGGCATCTGTGGAGGAAGATTTTCCCCATGGCTGCACCAGCACAGCGAGCTTGTGTTTCTACAGTCTACTCCTCCCCATCACCATCCCCGTGTATGTCTTCTTCCACCTCTGGACATGGATGGGGATTAAACTCTTCAGGCACAACTAG